Proteins encoded by one window of Tunturibacter psychrotolerans:
- a CDS encoding ABC transporter permease, with protein MIGFLRQNGYDIGRLTFEHLWLTLSAMLLAAAIGLPLGILLTRRQALAKPVIGVANVLQTIPSLALFGLLLPVPWLGENAARLAILALTGYALLPILRNTYAGIGSVDPALVDVANAIGMTSWQRLVKVELPMAASVILAGLRTATVTCVGVATIAAAIGAGGLGELIFRGVASVDNGLVLAGAIPAALLALIADAGLGLLEKRFAVRRV; from the coding sequence ATGATCGGATTTCTAAGACAAAACGGGTACGACATTGGACGGCTGACATTCGAGCACCTATGGCTAACGCTCTCCGCCATGCTTTTGGCTGCGGCGATCGGATTGCCATTGGGGATTTTATTGACCCGAAGGCAGGCGCTGGCGAAACCCGTCATCGGGGTTGCGAATGTATTGCAAACCATACCCAGCCTCGCGCTCTTCGGTCTGTTGTTGCCGGTGCCATGGCTGGGAGAAAATGCTGCGCGCCTCGCAATACTGGCTTTAACGGGCTACGCTCTGCTACCAATTTTGCGCAATACCTACGCTGGAATCGGCAGCGTCGACCCCGCGCTGGTAGACGTCGCCAATGCGATCGGGATGACCTCCTGGCAGCGGCTGGTAAAGGTTGAGCTTCCTATGGCCGCGAGCGTGATTCTGGCTGGCCTGCGAACCGCGACTGTGACATGTGTCGGTGTGGCGACCATCGCAGCGGCAATCGGCGCTGGCGGATTGGGTGAGCTGATCTTTCGCGGGGTAGCAAGCGTGGACAACGGGCTGGTGCTGGCAGGCGCGATTCCGGCCGCGTTGCTGGCCCTTATTGCCGATGCAGGTCTGGGGTTGCTGGAGAAGCGGTTCGCCGTGAGGCGAGTCTGA
- a CDS encoding glycine betaine ABC transporter substrate-binding protein, producing the protein MRVERRLRGLNWILSSVLLAWLTACAPPRSSRITIGAKNFTEQVVLGEMFAQEIEAVTGEQVDRRFYLAGSYLCQQAMVSGRIDGYVEYTGTALTAILKQPLPAIGQRNEATVFREVSALYASKYKIKVGPGLGFEDTFAMVVRGDDAKRLGVTTISDAVKTSPTPEGWRLGVGYEFQSRPDGLRGLEATYGLKFAGEPRTMDLGLLYRALSSNQVDMVAGNSTDGPIRALGFVVLEDDKHYFPPYEAVPLAREDSLQRHPGIQVAMDRLAGKVSADEVRAMNYAVDSEHKDVADVVREFRRSKGL; encoded by the coding sequence ATGCGGGTTGAGCGCCGACTGCGTGGGTTGAACTGGATACTATCGTCGGTACTTCTTGCGTGGCTAACAGCATGCGCTCCGCCACGGTCTTCGCGAATCACCATCGGCGCGAAGAACTTCACCGAGCAGGTGGTGCTGGGAGAGATGTTTGCGCAGGAGATCGAGGCCGTGACCGGGGAGCAGGTAGATCGTCGCTTCTATCTGGCCGGAAGCTATCTCTGTCAGCAGGCGATGGTGAGCGGGCGTATCGATGGATACGTGGAGTACACCGGCACAGCGTTGACTGCGATCCTCAAGCAACCGCTTCCCGCGATTGGTCAACGAAACGAGGCGACCGTGTTTCGTGAGGTGAGCGCTCTGTACGCCTCAAAGTACAAAATAAAGGTGGGCCCTGGGCTCGGGTTCGAGGACACCTTCGCCATGGTGGTGCGTGGTGACGATGCGAAGCGTTTAGGCGTGACGACGATCTCGGATGCTGTAAAGACCTCACCAACGCCGGAAGGATGGAGGTTAGGTGTGGGGTATGAGTTTCAATCACGCCCCGACGGATTGCGAGGCCTTGAAGCAACTTACGGACTGAAGTTCGCTGGCGAACCCCGGACGATGGACCTCGGTCTGCTCTACCGCGCACTGTCGAGCAACCAGGTGGACATGGTAGCGGGCAACTCGACCGACGGACCAATTCGCGCGCTCGGATTTGTGGTGCTCGAGGATGACAAACACTACTTCCCGCCATACGAGGCCGTTCCGCTGGCCCGCGAAGATTCGTTGCAGAGGCATCCTGGAATACAGGTTGCGATGGATCGGCTGGCGGGAAAGGTGAGCGCGGACGAGGTGCGCGCAATGAACTACGCGGTCGACTCCGAGCACAAGGATGTAGCCGACGTGGTGAGGGAGTTTCGCCGATCGAAGGGGCTTTGA
- a CDS encoding DinB family protein gives MVEPWLRGTLTEVDALRRQVMHALELAAEDVERWCAGLSDAEMNARPFGIAPVAFHLRHIARSLDRLLTYAEAGTLNGAQMDALASEMENGAFAEVVLAEVRAGLSEARRRVLMISQRSYEEPRGVGRALIPSTVGGLLVHCAEHTQRHIGQAVTTAKVVMALRKE, from the coding sequence ATGGTTGAGCCATGGTTGCGGGGAACGCTGACCGAGGTCGATGCGCTGCGGAGACAGGTGATGCACGCCTTGGAACTGGCCGCCGAGGACGTCGAGCGATGGTGCGCAGGCTTAAGCGATGCCGAAATGAATGCGCGACCATTCGGAATCGCACCTGTAGCGTTTCATCTCAGGCATATCGCGCGAAGCCTCGATCGCCTGCTGACCTATGCGGAGGCAGGCACGTTGAACGGGGCCCAGATGGACGCGCTCGCCAGTGAGATGGAGAACGGCGCTTTTGCCGAGGTAGTCTTGGCCGAGGTCCGGGCAGGATTGAGCGAGGCGCGACGGAGAGTGCTGATGATCTCGCAGCGAAGTTACGAAGAGCCGCGCGGTGTGGGCCGCGCGCTGATACCGAGTACAGTGGGTGGCCTGCTCGTTCACTGCGCAGAGCATACGCAGCGGCACATCGGGCAGGCTGTCACCACGGCGAAGGTCGTAATGGCGTTGCGGAAAGAATGA
- a CDS encoding DUF3179 domain-containing (seleno)protein has product MPETQKIQAVASKTGYFLALASMFAAISAACVIIPMFVIRPFRPQGVRELEIALTVRHAGPWLAALCAAAVLLVMLRVWKTAKMGARVAMAGLLLVAFAGAILTHVNVFEKMFHPYDSPSFENAAKSPVDSDDKVLAVKVGTEARAYPIRTMGYHHIVNDTVGGIPIAVTYCTLCHTGLVWSRIVEGKLLHFRLAGINNGNALLRDEQTNSIWQQSTGEAIFGPLKGQQLKPIRSDELSFALWKSEQPNGQVLKSDPLYAAEYDPKDWEKHVARTPTVVDTTKSGIGPHELMLGVVVAGASKAYPIEAILRTKLIQDRVGGQPLLVVVGPDQASIRVFEGRLENAPLTFARGVADQGMSDVETGSVWNFQGCAVEGKLAGRCLTEIDAHKDYWFDWMNHHPESAVFRG; this is encoded by the coding sequence ATGCCAGAGACGCAGAAGATTCAAGCTGTAGCAAGCAAAACCGGATATTTTCTCGCTTTGGCGTCGATGTTCGCGGCCATTTCGGCGGCCTGCGTGATAATCCCGATGTTCGTCATTCGCCCCTTCCGTCCGCAGGGTGTGCGAGAGTTGGAGATCGCTCTGACCGTTCGTCATGCAGGCCCGTGGCTGGCCGCCTTGTGTGCTGCGGCAGTTCTGCTGGTGATGTTGAGAGTGTGGAAGACGGCGAAGATGGGAGCTCGAGTTGCGATGGCTGGTCTGTTGCTGGTGGCCTTCGCCGGTGCGATTCTCACGCATGTCAATGTCTTCGAAAAGATGTTCCATCCCTACGATTCACCATCTTTCGAGAACGCGGCAAAATCGCCGGTCGATTCGGACGACAAGGTGCTGGCGGTCAAGGTGGGAACCGAAGCGCGAGCTTATCCGATACGGACCATGGGTTATCACCACATCGTGAATGACACGGTAGGCGGCATCCCGATTGCCGTGACCTATTGCACGTTGTGTCACACGGGGCTGGTGTGGAGTCGCATTGTCGAAGGAAAGCTGTTGCACTTTCGCCTGGCGGGAATTAACAACGGAAATGCTTTGTTGAGAGATGAACAGACAAACAGCATTTGGCAACAGAGCACCGGTGAGGCTATCTTTGGCCCGTTGAAGGGGCAGCAACTGAAGCCGATTCGGAGTGACGAGTTGAGTTTCGCTCTATGGAAGAGCGAGCAGCCAAACGGGCAGGTGTTGAAGTCGGACCCGCTCTATGCGGCTGAGTACGATCCCAAAGACTGGGAGAAACATGTCGCGAGGACACCAACGGTGGTGGACACGACAAAGTCTGGAATAGGACCGCATGAGCTGATGCTGGGGGTCGTTGTCGCGGGTGCGAGCAAAGCCTATCCCATTGAAGCAATCCTCCGGACAAAACTGATTCAGGACCGGGTCGGAGGCCAGCCGCTTCTAGTAGTGGTCGGGCCTGATCAGGCATCGATCAGGGTCTTCGAAGGAAGGCTTGAGAATGCGCCTCTGACCTTTGCCAGAGGCGTAGCCGATCAGGGAATGAGCGACGTCGAGACGGGCAGCGTCTGGAACTTCCAGGGATGCGCGGTAGAGGGAAAACTCGCAGGACGGTGCTTAACGGAGATCGACGCTCACAAAGACTACTGGTTCGACTGGATGAATCATCATCCTGAATCAGCGGTGTTCCGGGGTTGA
- the ribA gene encoding GTP cyclohydrolase II, with the protein MPFASVTKVADADFPTRWGQFRILGFEGVIENPAACNDNIPPPAVRVEGAVALVMGDVHAGPPLVRIHSQCLTGDVFHSLRCDCRQQLELAMALITDEGNGILLYEQQEGRGIGLMAKLRAYELQDKGLDTIEANLELGYEADCRHFELPAEILKQMGVTEVRLITNNPEKVEALELAGIKVVERISAEVPSEPTNERYLQTKREKMGHLVN; encoded by the coding sequence ATGCCGTTTGCAAGTGTGACCAAAGTAGCCGACGCCGATTTTCCTACCCGCTGGGGGCAGTTCCGTATCCTCGGCTTCGAAGGTGTCATCGAAAACCCAGCCGCGTGCAACGACAACATTCCGCCACCTGCTGTGCGAGTGGAAGGGGCGGTAGCTCTGGTGATGGGCGACGTTCACGCCGGACCTCCGCTAGTACGGATTCACTCGCAGTGCCTCACCGGCGACGTCTTCCACTCCCTGCGCTGCGATTGCAGGCAACAGCTCGAACTTGCGATGGCCCTGATCACCGACGAAGGCAACGGCATTCTGCTCTATGAACAGCAGGAAGGGCGCGGTATCGGTCTGATGGCCAAACTGCGCGCGTATGAGCTGCAGGACAAAGGTCTCGACACCATCGAAGCGAATCTCGAACTTGGTTACGAAGCCGATTGCCGACACTTCGAGTTGCCTGCGGAGATCCTCAAGCAGATGGGCGTTACTGAGGTCCGGCTCATCACGAACAATCCGGAGAAGGTGGAAGCACTGGAACTTGCCGGCATCAAGGTGGTAGAACGCATCTCCGCCGAGGTGCCAAGCGAACCGACCAACGAGCGCTACCTGCAAACCAAGCGCGAGAAGATGGGCCACCTCGTCAACTAG
- a CDS encoding sensor histidine kinase yields MTQPDPKLILITLLIELGVAAAVSSSLARSRSFKNLLLLERRTPRQTMWLVIIICAPLTLGVLVRTMVPNFLAADLSFETTILLGILVGPLAAMAGGATLAIPALLHHEYWALPVNLAIAAIFGAFGRFADPEDVWSFSPMIDLSIYRWVTRNLRRPQFDRQILLLLLVAGMQLATSALSHYFPRYFFELSSREWWVQLLICATAPIVVGIPLKIWNAVRVERKLEEQGRLLLEARLDALQRQINPHFLFNTLNSITSLVRSQPELAREMIVKLANILRVLLKDREAFLPLREELRFTDDYLDIEVVRFGEKLKVVKEIADNTLDIVVPGMLLQPLIENSIKHGLEPRISGGTVTLRSRITDQGRLLVEVEDDGVGMAPERVDVSSTSGLVRTGNGIGVRNVRERMQVLYGDLATVEINSRPGRGTKVTLLMPILDAGAETWGPLGVAAGQAISHMVDDAVRAMTRS; encoded by the coding sequence GTGACCCAGCCCGATCCCAAGCTGATTCTGATTACTTTGCTGATAGAACTCGGCGTCGCGGCGGCGGTTTCGAGTTCGTTGGCGCGGTCCAGAAGCTTCAAGAATCTTCTCCTTTTGGAGCGCCGGACTCCCCGACAGACAATGTGGCTGGTCATCATCATCTGCGCGCCGCTCACTTTGGGGGTTTTGGTTCGGACAATGGTGCCCAACTTCTTAGCGGCCGACTTGTCCTTCGAAACCACAATTCTTCTTGGAATTCTGGTGGGACCCCTGGCGGCGATGGCTGGTGGGGCGACCCTGGCGATTCCGGCGTTGCTTCACCATGAGTATTGGGCGCTCCCGGTCAATCTCGCGATTGCCGCGATCTTTGGAGCGTTTGGCCGCTTCGCCGACCCGGAGGACGTCTGGTCGTTCTCGCCGATGATCGACCTGAGCATCTACCGCTGGGTGACCCGAAATCTGCGGCGGCCGCAGTTCGATCGCCAGATTCTCCTGCTGCTGCTGGTGGCTGGCATGCAACTCGCAACCAGCGCGCTGTCGCATTACTTCCCCAGATACTTCTTCGAACTCAGCTCCAGAGAGTGGTGGGTGCAGTTGCTGATCTGCGCCACAGCGCCGATTGTCGTTGGGATTCCGCTCAAGATCTGGAATGCAGTTCGAGTCGAAAGAAAACTGGAAGAGCAGGGAAGGCTATTGCTCGAGGCACGACTGGACGCCCTGCAACGTCAGATCAATCCGCACTTTCTATTCAACACGCTCAACTCCATCACCTCGCTCGTTCGTTCGCAGCCTGAACTCGCACGAGAGATGATCGTCAAGCTCGCCAACATCCTGCGCGTGCTGCTGAAGGACCGGGAGGCCTTCCTTCCACTTCGTGAAGAGCTGCGTTTTACCGACGATTATCTGGATATTGAGGTGGTGAGGTTTGGAGAAAAGCTTAAGGTCGTCAAAGAGATTGCCGACAACACTCTCGACATTGTGGTGCCGGGGATGCTTCTGCAGCCGCTGATTGAAAACAGCATCAAGCATGGTCTCGAGCCGCGAATCAGTGGCGGTACGGTCACCCTGCGCAGCCGCATCACAGATCAAGGGCGGTTGCTGGTCGAGGTAGAGGACGACGGTGTAGGCATGGCTCCGGAGCGCGTTGACGTCTCTTCGACGAGCGGACTGGTTCGTACAGGCAACGGAATCGGAGTTCGGAATGTCCGGGAGCGCATGCAGGTGCTATACGGCGATCTCGCGACGGTGGAGATCAACAGCCGTCCGGGCCGGGGGACGAAAGTCACGCTGTTGATGCCGATTCTCGACGCCGGAGCAGAGACCTGGGGACCCCTCGGCGTCGCAGCCGGTCAGGCTATCAGTCACATGGTCGATGATGCAGTTCGTGCGATGACTCGGTCGTAG
- the bshA gene encoding N-acetyl-alpha-D-glucosaminyl L-malate synthase BshA, producing the protein MKIGITCYPTYGGSGVVATELGIELAARGHEIHFITYSQPFRLSGRESNIHFHEVAVSNYPLFEHPPYDLALATRMAEVAEFYSLNLLHVHYAIPHSVSALLARQMLATRGIHLPFITTLHGTDITLVGLDRSYLPITKFGIEESDGVTSISSYLRDRTREAFSITSEIEVIRNFVNCDVYFRDPKLVAEMRPRFAEPNERLLVHLSNFRPVKRIQDVVKVFARVAKAMPARLMLIGDGPDRSVAEYLAREHDVQDRVHFIGKQDNVNELLPLADLMLMPSEMESFGLAALEAMACSVPTIGTRVGGVAELIQDGHNGLLFNVGDIESMSTAAIALLGDQQRLEAMARAGRKTAQDHFCASRVIPLYEEYYDRVIARTASSTM; encoded by the coding sequence ATGAAGATCGGCATCACCTGTTATCCCACCTACGGCGGCAGCGGTGTCGTCGCTACCGAGCTTGGCATTGAGCTTGCTGCTCGTGGCCACGAGATTCACTTCATTACGTACTCCCAGCCTTTTCGTCTTAGCGGCCGCGAGTCGAATATTCACTTCCACGAGGTTGCGGTTTCGAACTATCCACTGTTTGAACACCCACCATACGACCTTGCACTCGCCACTCGCATGGCCGAGGTGGCCGAGTTCTATTCGCTGAACCTCCTGCACGTTCACTATGCAATTCCTCATTCTGTCAGTGCTCTGCTGGCCCGCCAGATGCTGGCGACGCGTGGAATTCATCTTCCCTTTATCACGACGCTTCATGGCACCGACATCACGCTGGTCGGTCTTGACCGGTCGTATCTACCGATTACGAAGTTCGGTATCGAGGAGTCCGACGGCGTCACGAGCATCTCGAGCTATCTCCGCGACCGCACTCGCGAGGCCTTCTCCATCACCTCGGAGATTGAAGTGATCCGCAACTTCGTCAACTGCGATGTTTATTTTCGCGATCCGAAACTGGTGGCCGAGATGCGTCCACGCTTCGCAGAACCGAACGAACGGCTGCTGGTTCACCTATCTAATTTTCGGCCGGTTAAACGCATTCAGGACGTTGTGAAGGTATTTGCGCGGGTCGCCAAGGCAATGCCGGCACGCCTGATGCTGATTGGGGACGGCCCTGACCGCAGCGTTGCCGAGTATCTGGCGCGAGAGCACGACGTGCAAGACCGTGTTCATTTTATCGGCAAACAGGATAACGTCAACGAGCTGCTGCCGCTGGCCGACCTGATGCTGATGCCGAGTGAGATGGAGTCGTTCGGGCTGGCCGCACTCGAAGCGATGGCATGCAGTGTTCCGACGATCGGTACACGCGTTGGAGGCGTGGCAGAGCTTATCCAGGATGGCCACAACGGCCTTCTCTTCAACGTGGGCGATATTGAATCCATGTCCACCGCTGCGATCGCGCTGCTGGGCGATCAGCAACGTCTTGAAGCCATGGCGCGAGCAGGCCGTAAAACGGCGCAGGATCACTTCTGCGCCTCACGAGTCATTCCGCTCTATGAGGAGTACTACGACCGAGTCATCGCACGAACTGCATCATCGACCATGTGA
- a CDS encoding ChbG/HpnK family deacetylase, whose amino-acid sequence MPARLIINADDFGLTQGVNRAIAELHQAKALTSATLMATGAAFDNAVALAQANPALGVGCHVTLTDGIPVSSPQNIPTLLGADGKTFRPSLSGFVQMLLRGKISEDEIEREAFAQVEKLRSAGIHVTHLDTHKHTHLFPAVTRPLLRVAERCSIGAIRNPFERPWSLALGHGNRLRRLQVKLLGNLQHRFERQLQIRDARVLTTDGTIGISATGHLDAPTLRQLLHALPAEGTFELCCHPGYNDGDLDRVITRLRTHRDIERNALLTELPARSLQPNAPQLINYGDLGA is encoded by the coding sequence ATGCCTGCTCGACTCATCATTAATGCGGACGACTTCGGCCTCACCCAGGGAGTCAACCGCGCCATCGCAGAGCTTCACCAGGCCAAAGCCCTCACTTCTGCCACGCTGATGGCGACCGGTGCTGCGTTCGACAACGCTGTTGCGCTTGCTCAAGCTAACCCTGCTCTTGGCGTCGGCTGCCACGTCACGCTCACCGACGGCATTCCTGTTTCGTCACCGCAAAATATCCCTACACTGCTGGGCGCCGATGGCAAAACCTTTCGCCCCTCGCTGAGCGGCTTTGTACAGATGCTCCTCCGTGGCAAGATCAGCGAAGACGAGATTGAACGTGAAGCATTTGCGCAGGTCGAGAAGTTGCGGAGCGCCGGCATTCACGTCACTCATCTGGACACGCACAAACACACCCACCTCTTCCCTGCTGTAACGCGGCCGCTTTTGCGTGTGGCTGAGCGCTGTTCGATCGGTGCGATTCGCAATCCGTTCGAGCGACCATGGAGTCTCGCTCTAGGGCACGGGAACCGGCTTCGCCGCCTTCAGGTGAAGCTGCTCGGCAATCTTCAGCACAGATTCGAACGCCAACTTCAAATTCGCGATGCGCGGGTGCTCACCACGGACGGGACGATTGGCATCTCCGCGACCGGCCATCTGGACGCGCCAACTCTGCGCCAACTTCTCCATGCGCTGCCAGCGGAGGGGACCTTCGAGCTTTGCTGTCACCCTGGTTACAACGACGGCGATCTGGACCGCGTCATCACCCGACTCCGAACCCATCGCGATATCGAACGTAACGCGCTGCTCACCGAACTTCCTGCACGGTCTTTGCAACCAAACGCGCCGCAACTCATCAACTATGGGGACCTTGGCGCTTAG
- a CDS encoding beta-glucosidase, producing the protein MSFSQQFKSFSALSIVVGFAVVSLSSLPARAQAKPDTSKMPWMNKALSPDKRADLVLGQMTLDEKIQMVHGTGWGVLRPPDPVPAKSNFAAGYMEGIERLGIPGIDLADSAVGARMAAYQSRYATLLPSTLGAASSWDPDSAFLYGSVIGRELRAWGTNMSIGGGVNITREPRNGRNFEYAGEDPILAGTLTGNLEKGVFSQHVMSDIKHYALNDQETGRTVVNALLDKKALRESDMLAFEVSIAIAEPSAVMCSYNLYEGDHACENDYLLNEVLKKDFKFKGWVVSDWGATHSTVKSALNGLDQEMPGDENYFNAPLKKAVEGGQVPTARLDDMVHRILRSMFAAGVVDDPPVRTVVDPFRGRDDAQHIAEESIVLLKNSDHILPLKATASNSIAIIGSHADVGVLSGGGSAQVDAPGGNAADPKAGGSGWTEHIYFPSSPLINVQAHSPHASVRYANGTDVAAAAQLAKSSAVAIVFVNQPMQEGMDAVTLSLPDNQDALVEAVAKANPNTIVVIENGGPVSMPWVDHVKSVVEMWYPGIGGAQALANILFGDVNPSGKLPVTFAKDESQLPNPVVPGLQGVPPGPLQEHKVDPFDGNYNSEGARVGYKWFESTNKQPLFPFGFGLSYTTYAYSGLAVDDAKRTVHFTVRNTGKQEGTEIAQVYVALPAAAKENYKRLAAWQRVKLAPGESKEVTLPLHPLSLTVFNTDQNGWQLLPGEYNVTAGPSSSDTPLKATLHVQ; encoded by the coding sequence ATGTCATTTTCGCAGCAGTTTAAAAGTTTCAGTGCCTTGTCGATTGTGGTTGGATTTGCTGTGGTGTCCTTGAGTTCTTTGCCAGCACGCGCCCAGGCTAAACCGGATACCTCGAAGATGCCGTGGATGAACAAGGCTCTCTCACCCGATAAGCGCGCTGATCTGGTGCTCGGCCAGATGACCCTTGATGAAAAGATTCAGATGGTACACGGAACGGGCTGGGGGGTTCTGCGTCCGCCAGATCCGGTTCCAGCCAAATCGAACTTTGCCGCAGGTTACATGGAAGGGATCGAGCGGCTCGGCATTCCTGGAATCGATCTTGCGGACTCGGCTGTCGGTGCTCGCATGGCGGCTTATCAATCGCGCTATGCGACGCTGCTGCCTTCGACTCTTGGCGCGGCCTCGAGTTGGGATCCCGACTCGGCTTTTCTTTACGGTTCTGTGATTGGCCGCGAGCTTCGCGCGTGGGGCACGAACATGTCGATCGGAGGCGGCGTGAATATCACGCGAGAGCCGCGCAACGGCCGCAACTTCGAGTACGCCGGTGAAGACCCGATTCTCGCTGGTACGTTGACCGGCAATCTCGAGAAGGGCGTCTTCTCACAGCATGTGATGAGCGATATCAAGCACTACGCGTTGAACGATCAGGAGACGGGGCGAACCGTCGTCAATGCTTTGCTCGACAAGAAGGCCTTGCGCGAATCGGACATGCTCGCCTTCGAGGTGTCCATTGCGATTGCCGAGCCATCGGCGGTGATGTGTTCCTACAATCTTTACGAGGGCGACCATGCCTGCGAGAACGACTACCTGCTTAATGAAGTTTTGAAGAAAGACTTCAAGTTCAAGGGCTGGGTAGTGTCGGACTGGGGCGCGACTCACAGCACCGTGAAGTCTGCGCTCAATGGACTTGATCAGGAGATGCCTGGCGATGAAAACTACTTCAACGCACCGCTGAAGAAGGCAGTCGAAGGGGGACAGGTTCCTACGGCGCGGCTCGATGACATGGTTCATCGGATTCTGCGGAGCATGTTTGCAGCGGGAGTGGTCGATGATCCTCCGGTACGAACTGTGGTCGATCCTTTTCGCGGACGCGATGATGCCCAACATATCGCTGAAGAGAGCATTGTTTTGCTGAAAAACTCCGACCATATTCTTCCGCTGAAGGCCACGGCTTCGAATTCGATTGCGATTATCGGTTCGCATGCGGATGTTGGCGTTCTCTCGGGCGGCGGATCAGCGCAAGTTGATGCACCGGGGGGTAACGCTGCGGATCCGAAAGCTGGTGGCTCCGGCTGGACCGAGCATATATACTTCCCCTCTTCCCCGCTCATAAATGTTCAAGCTCATTCGCCACACGCGTCGGTTCGGTATGCCAATGGTACCGATGTGGCCGCTGCCGCACAGCTCGCGAAGTCTTCTGCAGTAGCAATTGTCTTTGTGAACCAGCCAATGCAGGAGGGCATGGATGCAGTGACCTTGTCGCTGCCCGATAACCAGGACGCTCTTGTCGAGGCGGTCGCCAAAGCGAACCCAAATACCATCGTTGTGATTGAGAACGGTGGCCCGGTAAGTATGCCGTGGGTTGATCACGTGAAGAGCGTGGTCGAGATGTGGTACCCCGGCATCGGAGGTGCGCAGGCACTGGCCAATATTCTCTTTGGCGACGTGAATCCTTCGGGCAAGCTTCCGGTCACGTTTGCGAAGGACGAATCGCAGCTACCTAACCCGGTTGTACCGGGACTTCAAGGCGTGCCGCCGGGTCCGCTTCAGGAGCACAAGGTCGATCCGTTCGACGGGAACTACAACAGCGAAGGCGCGCGGGTCGGTTACAAGTGGTTCGAGTCGACAAATAAGCAGCCTCTGTTTCCATTTGGCTTTGGTCTGTCGTACACCACCTATGCTTACTCCGGCCTTGCTGTAGATGACGCCAAACGAACGGTTCACTTTACCGTTCGTAACACCGGTAAGCAGGAGGGCACCGAGATTGCCCAGGTCTACGTCGCGTTGCCTGCTGCTGCAAAGGAAAACTATAAGAGGCTGGCAGCATGGCAGCGTGTGAAGCTTGCCCCCGGTGAGTCGAAGGAAGTCACACTGCCGCTGCATCCACTGTCCCTTACGGTCTTCAACACGGATCAGAATGGTTGGCAGCTGCTTCCTGGCGAGTACAACGTAACAGCCGGGCCGTCTTCCAGCGATACTCCGCTCAAGGCGACGCTGCACGTTCAGTAG
- a CDS encoding VOC family protein codes for MTLTPFHIAFPVDDLEAARAFYGTTLGCPEGRSSSQWIDFDLFGHQIVAHLKPGSSNGKAHHNAVDGHDVPVPHFGVVLPMETWLALAERLRSAAVEFVIAPYIRFKGEVGEQATMFFLDPAGNALEFKAFADIGQLFAK; via the coding sequence GTGACACTGACGCCTTTTCACATTGCCTTTCCAGTCGACGACCTTGAAGCCGCTCGTGCCTTCTATGGAACGACCCTCGGTTGCCCGGAGGGCCGCAGCTCGTCACAGTGGATCGACTTCGATCTCTTCGGCCACCAGATCGTGGCGCACCTGAAGCCCGGCTCTTCGAACGGTAAGGCTCACCATAATGCTGTCGACGGACACGACGTTCCGGTTCCTCACTTCGGCGTGGTGCTTCCCATGGAGACCTGGTTGGCACTGGCTGAGCGGCTTCGAAGTGCTGCCGTTGAGTTTGTGATCGCGCCATACATCCGCTTTAAGGGCGAGGTAGGCGAGCAGGCAACGATGTTCTTCCTCGACCCCGCGGGGAATGCCCTTGAGTTCAAGGCGTTTGCTGACATTGGCCAGCTTTTTGCGAAGTGA